AGTTTTGGGATGAGTATTTATGTCACACACACTTGCAATGATTTGGAGCCATATTACTTTCAAGCATATGCTTAtgcttatttcttcttttcagTCTTTACCTCCATCAAGAGGCGTCATTTTGAGCAAGTGCAAGTGGCTGTTCCGATCATTCTTAATGTGTTGAAGGCTGTGGCTTTGGATTCAGATGACGCAGATGATGCAGAACTTGAGAGTGTATTTCACAGAGCTGTTGGGATTGCAAATTCAATATATGAAGTTTGCAATAAGTTGGTCTGTTAATTTGAAAGATTTGTCCCTCATATTTGATAGGAAAATTCTTGCTACTGATTCCAATATTTGTCagaagttttttatttttatatttttattttattttattttattttattttttttgcgaCAGGACGGTGCTTCAAATGAGAAGCTCCGAGCTCTTCTTGGACTATATGTCCTCCAATGCCTGGTACTTGTCTCTGTACTGCACTTATTTGCATCTGTTTTCCCAACCACATTTTTTGGTAGATTTGTTGCTTTGACATAGTTTTAGCATCTATAATGTGATTTGATATGCTATTACTTATGTGCATCCTGTTTAGGCACTTCTTTCGGCCAGCATAAGCTATAAAGATTCCACCTGTCATTTGATGGTGTTGGAACTGTCACAAATATCTTCATATTGTGGTTTAACATATATGAGTCTTTTAACTGCTTTCGATGTTGAGACTGTGGCTGGCTTTGTTTTTGGAGGTAATAACTCTTGGGTTACCTTTTCTCAATTCTTAATTCATTCAATGTTAACGTAAATTTAACACCACTtcctgactttttttttttgtcatcaaTTATCCAGAAGATAAAGATGCCCATATGAGTTGTTTGTCTCATGTCAAACATGGTGCTGCTCTTTCAGGTTTGAGAAACTATTGCTGTAATTGAACCCTAGTTTCTTTATCAATTTCCTTTTGCTAACCCATCAAATTCTGATTCTTGCAGTGGTATGGGGGCTTGTCTCAGAGGAGGTTGCTCATGCCACTAAAGAGAGTTTGGTTGCTATCAAGGATGACCTTCACAATAACCAGACCAAACGATGGCAAGCAATAGGAACATTAAAACATGTACTTTCCTTTGTAAATTTGCCATGGGAGCTAAAGAAACATACTATCAACTTCTTGCTTTGCATCACAGATGGATGCGTTTCCGGAGAATATCTTGGTGAACATTCTGAATGGTCATCTTATATGCCTAACATTTTCACAGCTTTGCAGGTTGTTTAATgcagttctttttttttttccttctttttctcttttttaatcaTTGCTTTATGTTTTACTTTCTCAATGGGGAAAGAAACACTGATATGTTCTACTCACATGTTCACACTTGAACAGGCTATTAAAATGGTTATCATGTATGCTCCAGAGCCAGAAGTAAGAAAAAAATCCTTTGCTTTGCTGAAAGCAGTGAGTTTCCGATACAAGACAATGCCTTTCCAGTTATTGATACTTTGTGCCATATGCATTATGAATTGTGCATGTGCTCAGATTGAAATGCATGATATTTTAACCcctttatttttgctttttctttaggAGATGTTTAATGGTACTATGCTAATGTTGCTCAAACTAGGTACTCGCTGATATTCCTGATACTCAAAGGTTTGACATATTAAAAGCTTTGATTACAAATACAGACTCATCCTCCATGGTAATCTCTTTAAACAGAGTTTGACTAAGGTTCTTTGCTTAAATGCTCCCTTTGTTTTTGGTTATCTGTCACAATGTATGCAGATAGATTGGATACATTGATCAAATGATGCTCAGAAAAGTTATGGTTATAGTTAAAAGGGAACATCGGGAGTAACTGTCAAAAATTAAATCCTCTAATTGTGGTTCTGCATCTTTTTGCAGATTGCcattttcattgatattgtcaGGAGGGAAATGCACATGGAAGTTTGCAACAGTACATCCGTAAAAGAAGCCCCATACTCTAATAATGAAATGCATCCC
This portion of the Arachis duranensis cultivar V14167 chromosome 6, aradu.V14167.gnm2.J7QH, whole genome shotgun sequence genome encodes:
- the LOC107495425 gene encoding aberrant root formation protein 4, with product MSSMSGGSETVSFQASETQNTIQRILQSCSELVEAGDIDESDSTISELVKFLDSLSDAALSDPNNEPAQNDAFDALTEIHQYICSPSLAQEAVDALSFELPKAVSKFAGISNRFLDKAISIIDQFLEKCGPRDMLSILCNTLGYSSNMTKAASYILPPLSGLSKVFTSIKRRHFEQVQVAVPIILNVLKAVALDSDDADDAELESVFHRAVGIANSIYEVCNKLDGASNEKLRALLGLYVLQCLALLSASISYKDSTCHLMVLELSQISSYCGLTYMSLLTAFDVETVAGFVFGEDKDAHMSCLSHVKHGAALSVVWGLVSEEVAHATKESLVAIKDDLHNNQTKRWQAIGTLKHVLSFVNLPWELKKHTINFLLCITDGCVSGEYLGEHSEWSSYMPNIFTALQAIKMVIMYAPEPEVRKKSFALLKAVLADIPDTQRFDILKALITNTDSSSMIAIFIDIVRREMHMEVCNSTSVKEAPYSNNEMHPDMPFWTPSVLELVESVLRPPQGGPPSLPDTSDAVLSALNLYRFVLMTESTGKTNRTGVLSRSNLVKAYNEWLLPLRTLVSGIMTENKNDYDQLAVDTVCTLNPLELVLYRCIELVEEKLKQSTT